The window caggaggaggaggaggaggaggctggttGATGACTTGGGATGGGGTGATGAAAGAAAGGAGGGACCAGTGGAAGGAAATGGCAACTTCCTGGGCACCGTTCCACCAATGCATCAACTCTCCGCAGCCACGCCCCGCCACACATACAATATCAATATGTgttgacaaagacacacagcgGCTCACTCTGTTTCAGCCATCAGTGAAGCTACCATACATGTTTCTACATATTTCATGTATGAGAAAAAATCTTATTGAACCAGGACTTGATTTACAGCACAATTAGTCCTATAATTGCTCGATTCTAGTAGTCAATGCCAATCCAGTGTGAATAATTAAGATCTTATACACGTTACATGCCTgggcagcagaaaaaaacagaagaaaatagaTATTGATGCATTTGCCTCCTGGATTGCACTGCACTGTGAGTAGCTGCAGTAGCTAAATCTGTTAATGTCCTGGGAGAGATAATGGAAAATTTGCTCCTGCCAAAGAAAGTGCTTGTTGCtagaaagtaaaaataatgttgCTGAATCAGTTTGGTCTGTTCTTGTTATGCAGGAATGTCGATCGTGACATTTTCCGCCTTGTCTGTGAGTGGTGATTCACAGACAATTACAGAGATTCTTTGTGTTACGCATTTGTTGGCTGGTGCTGCTCATGTTGTGTGTCAAAGTAAATACACATTGACAAATATTGTGTTGGGAGACGTCAAAAATGATGAAGTTTTGAAACAATTTTCCATTGGTCATTAACAATTCTGATAATCTCCAAATCTTTCATTTGGAACAATTATTCTGACATGTTAACGTAATTGCTAACTTTTTGGTCATTTCTTACCCAGCACCTACAGTCTAACCTGCCATTCAGCTCACAGCCCACACCAACAGTAACAGAATTATAAAGCTTCTTGTCTCATTCAACAGGTTTTCTTGCTTCCTGTCAGCCATACAGAAGACAACTTGGGGTTTGCCGACAAATCTGTAATGATTtcggtaaaaaaaaagaaaaaaaaaaagaaaaagaaaagacatattCCTTATCCGTTCTCATTAGGATAAAAAAGTGGAGCTGCAGATTTTATTAACAGATATTTGAttaatgagggaaaaaaatatgATGGCTCTGGACCATAGAGGAACACAGCACAGGAAACGGTATCCATACTAATGAAAGAGCTCCAGTGTGCTACTGGTCATGTGGTTACGATGAGAAATAATGTCACTAGTGTGTCACCATATTAAATTTAGCTTCAAGTATAAGAGACAACACTGTAACTATAAGCAATTTGTTGCGGGAAAGTCAATTCAGCGTCGGATAAACGTCTGGAGGTTCTGAAACAATAAGCACTGATCACCAGACTCCCTTGGTAGCACTAACGTCTCACATACTCACATAGGGGCCTTATCGCTGCAATTATTAACAATCACTAGACATCCTAAAGAAATATCAGCCCCATCTGATCTAAACACAATAGTGTGCACTGTCTAAATTGGTCTCCAGGTTTTTAGAAAACCAGCCCATAGAGAACAGAGTGACCTGTCAGACTGAGGGGGGATAAGTAACAGGACGGCTGCTTGGCTGAGACAACCGGGCTACTCTCGCCCTGCTTACAAGGAGAAGACGGGTTAGCTCTGGGTCTAGACTAGATCTGTCGGCCATTCATTTAGACCGAGGGATGAGAGAGTGCAACTTGTTTCATAGAAACTGAACCTTCAAACAACTTTGTAACGGTCGCTAACAAAAACTACAGGGTCAAACGCAGATAGGACAAAGGTTCTTGCTCCATGTAACTGATTCCATCTCCTATTCTGTATTTGTTCAGGTGGATTTTAATTcatttgcagtaaaaaaaaaatgctttctccggatttccttaaaaaaatcttaaaaactaaaaaaaaaaaaaaagacatcataGAGAAGTGCCTTGCACATGACGTCTattgaaaactaaaaaaagaaatttcagcATGATGAGCATCTGGTTGACTGTTCATTCAGTTTTCTACCTGTCTTCCTGGACCTTCATCTGATTGTAGCGGACATGGAAGTCTCCAAGTTCCTCTATCAGTCCTGCAGACAACATCTCATCCGTGCGAGCATCCAACCGCTTGTCTAGAGCTGGAGaagaacagagaggaaaaaatataACGACTATACCAGAAAAACAAGGCAGACACAGCTAAAAGCTTATTTCATGCTGCACTGAAGGTGGCATTTCTGTTGTTCCCAGGCATTGGAGAACCATGCAACCCTTGCCTCCTTACCCTCCATATCAGCATGCAGCCAGAAAATGCAGGGGTCTGGGTACCTCAGTGGTCCCCCTAGTTCAGCGCCTCCCTCCTGCCCCCTCTGTTCCTCCAGCCAGCGACTGTGTGGAACACCTGTCTCCTCATGGATTTGCAGGCTCCTGTAGATAAGCATACAAGCAAATATGTAAAGGTTGGCTCTTTTTCACAAgagccaaacaaaaaaaaaaatgtatctgtgtGCTGTCCAGTGAACCAACACACCggaaacaatgtgaaaacaataaataaatagggGCATCATTATCAACACAAGAAAAATGACATTCAGCacatgattttcctttaagtcAACATGTTGAGATTTAGATCTACGCCACATCCTTTAGCTGCGCCCTCAGGTTCTGATGAAAACATGAATCATGCTGCTGTCAGCCAGAGGAGCAGGGTAACCTAACCTGCTCATATAAAAGACCACACAGCGCTGACTGCTACTCATCAagctttgagtgtgtgtgtgtgtgcgtgtgtgtgtgaagcacaTCACTCGCCCTGTCAGCACAGACTGTGTGGAGgttcatatactgtacacttGCCTGTGCTGTTTAACATACCAGTAAAGTTTTGATACAATATTTGTGGCGTGTAATtggcttcattttaaaatgatgtctCAATCTACATGTCGCAAGAAGCTGACAGCATGTTACTAGATATCCAGTGTAACACGTGAACCTCTGAAGCAGTTGTCGACTGTATCACCTGGCAATCTTGCGTTTGTCATTGGGGTGCAACATCGCAGCCATTTTGGGGTCCACTTCCACCAGTCGTTTGTGTAACTCTGCTCCTCCCAACGTTTCCATCTCCAGTCTCCTGTTTTGagctccatctcctccatccCCCGAGTCCTCGTTCTCTTGCTGCGAGAGATATTTGACTCAGTTTTAGAGTTGACCAAAGCTGCCTCTAAATCTTATAGTCCTGCTTCCAAGTCCTGAACTCTGTACACAGATGTGTCATGAGATCAGTccacagaaatcaaaataatatacagaaaatatgcaaatcacatggaattaaaacaaaaatcactttttttttttacactattgTTAAACACTAAAGCAACGTGTTCCCTGGCCTCATGAGCCAAACAACGTAAGAGATGGACAGAGAACAGAGGGAAGTGTATCTGTCTTGTAGTGTTATGACACTCACCCCTGTATCCAGCAGGATCTTCCACAGCAGAGACTCAATGTAATAATTTGTTCCTCCTACAATGATGGGcagtttgtttctgctgtgcatGTCATCTATGTTGCAGCGTGTTAAGGAGGAAACTGTTCTGTGcacgttcttttttttttgtgaaaattgcaggttgacagttttttttttttatgtgaatgtaaaacaatgaaaaccatTTTAAGATGACCTGTTAATGTTGTTTAGTGGCAGCTGCTTTGCGGCTCCGAGAGGCTGCCAGTCACACTTTGCTGTATTACAGTGTTGCAACTCCTCAGGCTGcacgtttttctttttcaaaaagtTGGCTTCACGGTTTTCTATTATAGTATGTGCACGTTACAGAAAACTGTGAGATTCTAGATGACAGAAAATCGAGTATGATTTATATTAGTATAGTTTCTGCTCTTAATTGAAATAAAGTgtttaaacagcagcaaaaatccAAGTGAACAGATCAACAGAATAACACACTGCCACACTTCTGCAAGCTATTAgtcaataaacataaaaaattgaAACATCCTGGCCGTAATGTGCACTGGCAGTGGGAAAATATGAGTTTCAGAATATTTACttgaaaactgcaaaaaaatataaaactgaataattTCTCATGACAGAAGTGCTGCAAAGCAGTGCTcagggaaacacacaggaaCTGTCTTTTAATGATTAAAAGCCTCAGCAAAATATCAGATAAGCAAGAACAATAGCACTTAAAGCCAATAATACACCTCAACTGCAATTTAAGCTCAGCATTGACTCCTGTTTGCATGTACAGTAACTAAATGCAGTGTGGCTGACAGGATGACACACTCTTATGTCATGTAGTCATTTAATATGAGCATATCAATGTTGGACCAAGGGACTGAAGTGAAACCTTTGGTCATTTGATGAATAAATCGAACAACATTTTTGGGGACATGTTGGTAAAGCTgatgatttgctgttttttttaaaaaaaaaatttcctgAAACTCTTTCAATCAAAGCACAAAGTGACAAGCCACTGTTTGGGACATTCTGATACATTTGCACTACATTTGGATGAAAAACATGCCTTATGTCCATGAGATGAACCTCTTTTAATCTCCTTAATGTCACTCAACACTGTAAAACTATCCACAATTTCACAAAGTAAAGATTAGagaattttcagttttacaaattTCAATTTGTACACTAGAGcaattttaaaaaccaaattgaCTGACAGTTAGTAAGGAAAATAATTGTTTGCTGGTGAAACTGTCCACACTGGTTGGCCCCCCTCTAACACCAGCACAAACCAATATGACCTTACTGGGAACACACAGGCTGAACCTGGTACCACACCTtatttcctccctctctctttttctgtcgCATCTTCTCTCATCTTGCACCGCTCTTCCCTCCCTCCAGTTGCCCACTTTCCTTCTCAGGGATAATTAAGCCATCGCCACTCACCTCCTCTatgtcactcaaacacacatacacacacacacagggctgcATCACTGTGTCTGCAGAGGAGAGAGGCAGGAGACGGGAAGAGTCAGGATGATTgctgacagagggagagaaaacagaaagagggcTGGAGGAGCAATAAGAGAGACTGAGGAGGTAGAAGGAGGCAGTGTTGAGTGAAGGACTGACAGCCGATGATTCTTCATTATCACTTTCAGATTTGAATTTCTCAAGCTTGTCAGTCTCTCCTActattacacacacatccacacacacaccctcaatCGTCGCTCATCTACAGTTTAAAATCCTCCATCATCACTTGTGTCCCTTTTAATCTGTATTCATGTCTTTCCATTTCTCCCTCTTCCCACCAGCAGCAGGCTTGTGCTGCTGAGCCTATTCTTGGAGCTACCGCATCCCCCCGCCGCACTggtgactctgtgtgtgtgtgtgtgtgttggtgtgcaTGCCATCCTGATCTATTATTACCGCCTCTAGTTATCGCCTCCTCTTTCCACATCTGTGTGATGGCCGGCGTCTGCAGGAGGGTGTGACTGCCtcgagtctgtgtgtgtggatgcaccACAAACAGATTCCTCTATAAATATCATCTCTAGTGATCTCTCTCTTCTCATGTTCAGTGCAACATCTGCAGTGAGCCACACTGACAAAACGAGGacatctcaaacacacacatgcaaaaacatgcacacacacctgcagaccAATTAGTAACAGTCACAGACTGAATTCTTCCCGTGAAGTTGCCACTTATTAATCAAAGGCTGAAGATGTGACAGGGGTAATACCCACATGTGGGAGGAGGTGTTACGGAAAACGCTGTTCCTCTGCTTTCACGTTTCCAGGAAAAGGATATTAGAGCCAGAGCTTTGTTCCTGAAGTCCACCACTGTGTAGGTGCTAACTAGCGGGTCCACAAAGCTGATCATGTGATGTCTGCACTGGGCGAGCTCCTCGGGTGTCACCTTATTGGTGATGATGTCCAGACCCTGGTATACCTGATGGGGACACAAAAGTACCAATCAATAGAACAAAAAGGGACAATAATCACAGCAGAAGTAAAGGCAGTAGGAAGATTTTACAGCATAAAGACGATATGAAGTAAAACTAACAGCAACTGCATAAAAGCCATATGAGTATTATGGAAGTTCTTTGTCCTAAAAAGCATAAAACCCTGAACACTGAAGATAATTTCCATGAAACAAATAGGGCAGGGGATTGCTCCACCACTATGCTAGTGTAGGGCGGGTGTGTATGCATTTGTCATTGTCAGAAACTGGAAGCGAGGCTGCTATGGAGAAAGAAATGAGTACTGTATGTCGCCCATGTGAAACTGCTCTGACTATTCTTGTAAATCAGGATGGACACCCTCTCTGTCCATTTTACATCCCCCAGGGACGGGGCTCCTTCGTGGAATGTGACAACTGGCCGACACACAGCAGTCTGGCGTGATTGTTGATATTCTCACACATGAAGACatgagtttttctgtgtgaatcttttaaacatttatgtctttgagtattttaaaaatctctACTTCCTCTAAGATCACTGTCCATTTCTCCATTTGTTATATGGGCAGGTGACACAAATATACTTTGTTCTTAATTTGGTTAAACTAACCTTCAAATTCGTCTCTTCAGTGCACTGCTCTCCACCGTACtttatgtaaaagtaaaaaaaaaaaactatatatgtatgtaacAGTGTAAATCAATCCTTGGATTCTGTAGAGGTGCATTCACTCCAGTGTGAACGATGGAAGCTGCACTGGGCTATTCACTGAGAAGTGTTGATAGCTAGATCCACAGGTTAAGTGTCTGCAGAGAAAGGTGACTCACTGCATTCAGCTATCTTCAGATTTGTAGCTCCCACACAATGTAGTAGACGCTGTGGTTTGAATTTAGATTCCTCTGCACATCTTTTCCAAGCTGTCAGGGCTGTAATGTATTTAATCTGTAGATAACATGCTCTATTTTGTGAAGCAGTGAGAGGTTACTGACTATTTGCTGACACCTTGTTCAATAAAACCTGTGCACCTTTGATTTCTGAATGGCCTGTAGCTGGTGGGTctattttaaatactgtaacTGGCTGCAGGTGGTGGCTGGTGGCTGTGCCTCTGGGAGAACCTACAACTTCAATCTCATGATCAAAGTACACGATGACTTGTCTTGTAATGTTGCATTTGCCCTGCTAAGTGTGAGCTATATAATGGCTTCTGACCACAGTTTCAGTACAGGACAAGTGCAGAGCCCAGTCCTCCATCACAGGCCACAGACACCTGTGGGGACACGGACTGATGAAGCTTAAAGCTTAAAGAGTGGTTAACGTATAACTGTTGCATTTCTCatataataagaaaaaaataaagcaatgcATGACAATGTGTCTGACACCCTGGTGTAGTTGAGTATTGTAGGTGGGGCAGCCTGAATTCTGGGTCAGGCTGATACAG of the Mastacembelus armatus chromosome 11, fMasArm1.2, whole genome shotgun sequence genome contains:
- the trit1 gene encoding tRNA dimethylallyltransferase isoform X4; translated protein: MAAATRSVQCAWRRAMVPSLVVILGATGTGKSKLAIEIGKRLQGEIISADSMQVYQGLDIITNKVTPEELAQCRHHMISFVDPLVSTYTVVDFRNKALALIDDMHSRNKLPIIVGGTNYYIESLLWKILLDTGQENEDSGDGGDGAQNRRLEMETLGGAELHKRLVEVDPKMAAMLHPNDKRKIARSLQIHEETGVPHSRWLEEQRGQEGGAELGGPLRYPDPCIFWLHADMEALDKRLDARTDEMLSAGLIEELGDFHVRYNQMKVQEDSQAYQQGIFQSIGFKEFHDYLTAPESSTQEEKDALRQRGIEAVKVATKRYARKQNKWVRNRFLKRPGDNVPAVFGLDVTDVSRWEETVLNPALQILECLRRDANNSTNQGTGEGAEKQAESPLV